A portion of the Zymoseptoria tritici IPO323 chromosome 8, whole genome shotgun sequence genome contains these proteins:
- the NFF2401 gene encoding chromatin assembly complex protein (Similar to Saccharomyces cerevisiae CAC1, the largest subunit (p90) of the Chromatin Assembly Complex (CAF-I) with Cac2p and Msi1p that assembles newly synthesized histones onto recently replicated DNA), with the protein MDDVISSPPAPNILKRAAPEHEHDRTPDTKPLNLKGSQFVMPTPPDTDGSSNTSPDVSINNDDRERGGSPAPSSALSSIGEVNTGDASSIAGPSATSNRGSGPPPAKKRKTLTPAEKLEQTRSKEAKAREKAEKQAQKEEEKARKDEEKRVKDEERRKVAEEREAKKREKELEVERKAQEKLNKERKQMRLGAFFQAPATPAKADDGDETQAGRTRRKSLSLEPYDAVAERIRAASPMKGTPPPASAKKTLDATPTISDYHKTFLPFDLPTYSMLAPLVQTSDDAQERFDHELNDPSLKEKYDLGIEGSYAGLTEYFADSRSRTRGIPVTSVRELAEAIEGTSKAPIDLTEDGLGVTALDVLRRIPIRHLQFHEDVRPAYCGTYTKIKSPRTTTKMRRNPFTRARKDTNYDYDSEVEWEEPEEGDEEVLSEEEDEADSQVDADEIDGFLDDENDTAKVKRKITTGELVPETTGLCWESKANRICVVESIETDQQPPAMSGMRMGWLIAGFAGATIDPFSTAYWQDAPSEIAGPTLMAPPRAPLQPRLDLGCNAIQPASSLIGAAEGQKGPITSLAASQGARRGPKPAPKTLNKEDLEEFKEAVVDSPLGKLELQKGLKTRFPKLTHDAIKETLGTLFAQRGLGKADKKWVFVGNS; encoded by the exons ATGGACGACGTGATCTCCTCTCCGCCAGCGCCCAACATCCTCAAGCGTGCTGCACCCGAACACGAACACGATCGTACTCCCGACACGAAACCACTCAACCTCAAAGGATCACAATTCGTCATGCCAACACCTCCAGACACCGACGGCTCTAGCAATACAAGTCCAGACGTGAGCATCAACAATGACGACCGAGAACGTGGAGGGTCTCCTGCTCCCAGCAGTGCCTTGAGCAGCATCGGCGAGGTCAATACTGGTGATGCCAGCTCGATTGCCGGACCCTCCGCTACCAGCAATCGAGGATCCGGTCCTCCTCCCGCCAAAAAGAGGAAGACACTGACACCCGCCGAGAAGTTGGAGCAGACCCGGTCGAAGGAGGCCAAGGCACGTGAGAAGGCGGAAAAACAAGCACaaaaggaggaagagaaggcgCGAAAAGACGAGGAGAAACGTGTCAAGGATGAAGAGAGGCGGAAGGTCGCTGAGGAGAGGGAAGCAAAGAAGCGGGAGAAAGAGTTGGAGGTAGAACGCAAGGCGCAGGAGAAGCTCAACAAGGAGCGAAAGCAGATGAGGCTAGGCGCGTTCTTTCAAGCTCCCGCTACTCCAGCGAAGGcagatgatggcgatgagacGCAAGCAGGCAGAACTAGGAGAAAGTCCTTGTCTCTTGAGCCATACGATGCTGTTGCAGAGAGGATCCGTGCTGCATCTCCCATGAAGGgaactcctccgccagcCTCAGCAAAGAAAACACTGGATGCCACGCCGACCATTTCAGACTACCACAAAACCTTTCTTCCTTTCGATTTGCCGACGTACAGCATGCTTGCGCCGCTGGTCCAGACTTCCGATGACGCACAGGAGCGCTTCGATCACGAACTGAACGATCCGTCCCTGAAGGAGAAGTACGATTTGGGGATCGAAGGCAGTTACGCTGGTCTGACTGAGTACTTTGCCGACTCACGCTCTCGCACTCGTGGAATTCCGGTCACGAGCGTGAGGGAGCTTGCTGAGGCCATCGAAGGAACATCAAAAGCACCCATCGACTTGACAGAGGATGGCCTTGGAGTCACTGCACTGGATGTTCTCAGGAGGATTCCCATCCGACATCTGCAATTTCACGAGGACGTGCGGCCGGCTTACTGTGGCACATACACCAAGATCAAATCGCCACGAACAACCACGAAAATGAGGCGCAACCCCTTCACACGTGCCCGCAAGGACACCAATTACGACTACGATTCTGAAGTCGAGTGGGAGGAGcccgaagaaggcgacgaagAAGTGCTTtctgaagaggaagatgaggctGACAGTCAAGTCGATGCTGACGAGATTGACGGCTttctcgacgacgagaacgacaCCGCAAAAGTCAAGCGCAAGATCACGACCGGCGAGCTAGTTCCAGAGACGACAGGATTGTGTTGGGAGAGCAAAGCTAATCGGATCTGCGTGGTGGAGAGCATTGAGACTGATCAGCAGCCACCCGCAATGTCTGGCATGAGGATGGGTTGGTTGATTGCAGGGTTCGCAGGCGCGACAATCGATCCATTCTCCACAGCATACTGGCAGGACGCTCCGTCAGAGATCGCCGGGCCCACTTTGATGGCGCCGCCGAGGGCTCCACTCCAGCCACGACTTGATCTGGGATGTAACGCTATTCAGCCTGCGAGCAGTCTCATCGGCGCTGCCGAAGGACAGAAAGGTCCCATCACCAGTCTTGCAGCCAGCCAGGGCGCTAGGCGCGGACCTAAGCCAGCTCCAAAGACGTTGAACAAGGAGGACCTGGAAGAGTTCAAGGAGGCCGTGGTCGACAGTCCGCTTGGAAAGCTCGAGCTGCAGAAGGGTCTCAAGACCAG GTTCCCCAAGCTCACGCACGACGCAATCAAGGAGACTCTCGGCACGCTCTTTGCTCAGCGCGGCTTGGGTAAAGCAGACAAGAAATGGGTCTTCGTGGGCAACTCTTGA
- the MgERP2 gene encoding putative erp ER transport protein (erp like protein; emp24/gp25L/p24 family/GOLD protein. Members of this family are implicated in bringing cargo forward from the ER and binding to coat proteins by their cytoplasmic domains.), protein MRSFSPVLALLGVFSCASATSLTYKLPANTHECVYAHVEEPGTKVSFWFAVQAGGDFDLSYSVHGPDKVSGKERLILDGEKERQGDFVFTTTEVGEYRFCLDNTISTFADKVVDFDVTVENEGVAQLPQKAGATPEQVGSVEESITRLSGQVSTLTRQQKYFRTRENRNFSTVRSTEARIFKLNLMETGLMIAMAALQVFVVKMFFTGGRKGYV, encoded by the exons ATGCGCTCCTTCTCGCCCGTTCTCGCCCTGCTCGGCGTGTTCTCCTGCGCCTCAGCAACTTCGCTCACCTACAAATTACCCGCGAACACGCATGAATGCGTCTACGCGCATGTCGAGGAGCCAGGAACCAAGGTCTCATTCTGGTTCGCTGTTCAGGCAGGTGGAGACTTCGACC TTAGCTACTCGGTCCACGGTCCAGACAAGGTTTCTGGAAAGGAGCGTCTTATCCTAGACGGCGAGAAAGAGCGACAGGGCGACTTTGTGTTCACGACGACAGAGGTTGGCGAATACCGATTCTGTCTGGACAACACAATCTCCACTTTTGCGGACAAAGTGGTGGACTTTGATGTTACG GTGGAAAATGAGGGCGTAGCACAACTTCCGCAAAAGGCAGGCGCCACGCCAGAGCAAGTCGGCAGCGTGGAGGAGAGCATCACGAGGCTTTCCGGCCAAGTGTCGACCTTGACGAGACAACAGAAATACTTCCGCACTCGCGAGAACAGGAACTTCAGCACTGTCAGGAGCACGGAAGCCCGCATATTCAAGCTCAACTTGATGGAGACCGGTTTGATGATTGCCATGGCTGCTCTGCAGGTTTTCGTGGTGAAGATGTTCTTCACTGGTGGTCGCAAGG GCTATGTTTGA